The following coding sequences are from one Abditibacteriaceae bacterium window:
- a CDS encoding FAD-dependent oxidoreductase: protein MDSLDFDVVVCGGGPTGVMAATAAARAGAKTLVVERHGFPGGSSTAALVHPWLSFHNKRGEVVLAGLGQELVDRLVACGGSPGHLRDSIGFVYSLTPFDPDLTKIEMQKMLLESGAEVLLHTFITGVERVNDEVRSISVVMKGREETIRARTFIDATGDADIAWRAGAPIQPNRKNGELTTQPLTMNVRLSGVDWEPIRRFILDNPDEFHDETLFDDLRKGEPLTGVSGFFSLFRAANEKLGIPRDRLLFFSGNQPDECYVNTSRVTQLDGSDGFDLSAAELEGRRQVAALATWMKAEVPGFANSYISCIPTQIGVRETRRIEGDYILTQDDVVRGARFADAIARSAYPVDIHAPTGAGLVTSEAPENFYEIPFRSLLPRGLENVIVAGRCISATHEGHASTRLTPTCFAMGQAAGLAAALCTRENKRPRELDFALLRDELRAHNALV, encoded by the coding sequence ATGGATTCTTTAGATTTCGATGTCGTCGTTTGTGGCGGCGGGCCGACCGGTGTCATGGCAGCGACGGCGGCCGCACGCGCAGGAGCAAAAACACTTGTCGTCGAACGCCACGGTTTTCCCGGCGGCAGTTCGACGGCTGCCCTTGTTCATCCGTGGCTTTCGTTTCACAACAAGCGCGGCGAAGTCGTTCTGGCTGGTTTGGGTCAGGAACTCGTCGATAGACTGGTGGCGTGCGGCGGTTCGCCCGGTCACTTGCGCGACAGCATCGGCTTCGTTTATTCGCTGACGCCCTTCGATCCCGACCTCACCAAAATCGAAATGCAAAAGATGCTGCTTGAAAGCGGCGCCGAAGTTCTTTTGCACACTTTTATTACCGGCGTCGAACGCGTGAACGACGAGGTCCGGTCGATTTCCGTCGTGATGAAAGGCCGTGAGGAAACGATTCGCGCGCGCACCTTTATCGACGCGACAGGCGACGCCGACATCGCATGGCGCGCGGGTGCGCCGATTCAGCCCAACCGCAAAAATGGCGAATTGACAACGCAGCCGCTCACGATGAATGTGCGCCTGAGCGGCGTCGATTGGGAACCGATTCGTCGGTTTATTCTGGATAATCCCGACGAGTTTCACGACGAAACGTTGTTCGACGATTTGCGGAAGGGCGAGCCGTTAACCGGCGTTTCCGGATTCTTTTCCCTTTTTCGCGCGGCCAACGAAAAGCTCGGCATTCCGCGCGACCGTTTGCTATTCTTTTCGGGAAATCAGCCCGACGAATGTTATGTGAATACGTCGCGCGTCACGCAGCTTGACGGCAGCGACGGCTTCGACCTTTCCGCCGCCGAGTTGGAAGGACGCCGCCAGGTCGCGGCCCTTGCCACATGGATGAAAGCCGAAGTGCCCGGCTTTGCCAATTCGTATATTTCGTGCATTCCGACGCAAATCGGCGTGCGTGAAACGCGCCGCATCGAAGGCGACTACATCCTCACGCAAGACGATGTCGTGCGCGGTGCGCGCTTTGCCGACGCCATCGCGCGTTCGGCGTATCCCGTTGATATTCACGCGCCGACGGGTGCCGGTCTGGTGACAAGTGAAGCGCCCGAAAACTTCTACGAAATCCCATTTCGCAGCCTTTTGCCACGCGGTCTGGAGAACGTGATTGTTGCGGGCCGCTGTATCTCGGCAACGCACGAAGGCCACGCCTCAACGCGCTTGACGCCAACGTGTTTTGCGATGGGACAGGCCGCTGGCCTCGCCGCCGCACTTTGCACGCGCGAGAACAAGCGACCACGCGAATTAGATTTTGCGCTTCTACGCGACGAACTGCGTGCTCACAACGCGCTTGTTTGA
- the hrcA gene encoding heat-inducible transcriptional repressor HrcA has product MTLQPRQQALLAALIERYVETAEPVGSTALVGDARFVERAGTVSSATVRNELAELEALGLVAQPHTSAGRVPTDAGYRLYVTEMLRPRAVRPVERRRIERGIAAPATSVEDALREACVALAQLTGYPAVATLPGASRDTLRHLQINSLPPRRLILVLVTASGRVEHRLFEVEDGVPAERLATVVNFLNGALAGRTLASLRQLSFETLSAGLHGAETVALAQRAFDWVQNSIPAETDERIVVQGLVTLLDEPEFSDIAPARAAMRLFEDEAAVAHLLLSPFEDNEYGRNPRYSIIVGSEYGAAGAAGNARFSLVGVAYGAGDETLGAVGVFGPTRMKYGEAAALLPALAARLQSSLESI; this is encoded by the coding sequence GCGCTGGTTGGGGATGCGCGGTTTGTCGAGCGCGCCGGAACGGTTTCTTCCGCCACGGTTCGCAACGAACTGGCAGAACTGGAAGCGTTGGGTCTGGTAGCACAGCCGCACACGTCGGCGGGCCGCGTCCCGACGGACGCCGGTTACCGGCTTTACGTCACCGAAATGCTCCGCCCACGCGCGGTGCGTCCCGTCGAGCGGCGGCGAATCGAACGCGGAATTGCAGCACCCGCGACTTCGGTCGAAGACGCCTTGCGCGAAGCGTGTGTCGCTTTGGCTCAACTGACGGGTTATCCGGCGGTTGCGACGTTGCCGGGCGCGTCGCGCGACACGCTGCGCCATTTGCAGATTAATTCGTTGCCGCCGCGCCGCCTCATTCTGGTTTTGGTCACGGCGTCGGGCCGCGTCGAGCATCGCTTGTTTGAAGTCGAAGACGGCGTTCCCGCCGAGCGGCTCGCAACGGTCGTCAATTTTCTCAATGGCGCGCTGGCGGGCCGCACGCTCGCCAGCTTACGCCAGCTGAGTTTTGAAACGCTTTCGGCTGGCTTGCATGGTGCGGAAACCGTCGCGCTCGCGCAACGCGCCTTCGACTGGGTGCAAAACTCGATTCCCGCCGAAACAGATGAGCGCATTGTCGTGCAAGGCTTGGTCACGCTGCTCGACGAGCCGGAGTTTTCCGACATCGCTCCGGCGCGTGCGGCGATGCGCTTGTTTGAAGACGAAGCCGCTGTCGCGCACCTTTTGCTGTCGCCGTTTGAAGATAATGAGTACGGTCGAAATCCGCGTTACTCGATCATTGTCGGCAGCGAATACGGCGCGGCAGGCGCGGCGGGCAACGCGCGTTTTTCGCTCGTCGGTGTCGCGTATGGGGCGGGCGACGAAACGCTCGGCGCAGTTGGCGTCTTTGGGCCGACGCGCATGAAGTATGGCGAAGCGGCGGCGCTTTTACCAGCGCTCGCGGCACGCTTGCAAAGCTCGTTAGAATCGATATAA
- a CDS encoding VTT domain-containing protein: MEQILNIARDQAIVWIARWGDWAVVPALLLDPGGVPWPWIFVMLLAEQAGKNPVVLCAMGLCVLALFDHAMYWLGAIAGRPLLFKARHRFPAICKSIHEAETWLRERGSWALVIGRFLPVMGRWIGLAAGLAHVPYARFALLQLAGASITVIGFGVLAHFVGEKTFHEPWFPAALFWAFIGGTGFTVLGGVWAWWQKRRNKLKDTSLNGAA, encoded by the coding sequence ATGGAACAAATACTTAACATCGCGCGCGACCAAGCAATTGTCTGGATAGCCCGGTGGGGCGACTGGGCTGTCGTGCCTGCTTTATTGCTCGATCCGGGCGGCGTGCCATGGCCGTGGATTTTCGTGATGCTGCTCGCCGAGCAAGCCGGAAAGAATCCGGTGGTTTTATGCGCGATGGGGCTGTGCGTCCTTGCGCTGTTCGACCACGCGATGTACTGGCTCGGAGCAATCGCCGGACGACCTTTGCTGTTCAAAGCGCGCCACCGCTTTCCTGCGATTTGCAAATCAATTCACGAAGCGGAAACGTGGCTGCGCGAACGCGGCAGCTGGGCGCTGGTTATCGGTCGGTTTTTACCTGTCATGGGGCGCTGGATTGGCCTCGCCGCCGGGCTTGCTCATGTTCCCTATGCGCGCTTCGCGCTTCTGCAACTCGCCGGTGCTTCAATTACAGTGATTGGCTTCGGGGTTCTCGCGCATTTCGTTGGCGAAAAAACCTTCCACGAACCGTGGTTTCCCGCCGCACTTTTCTGGGCCTTCATTGGCGGCACCGGATTCACCGTTTTGGGTGGGGTTTGGGCGTGGTGGCAAAAGCGACGCAATAAACTGAAAGACACCAGCCTCAACGGCGCCGCGTAG
- the ruvC gene encoding crossover junction endodeoxyribonuclease RuvC, giving the protein MFRTRSFPTIEGAARTGSTMRRVQRLQSGGVARRILGIDPGLHITGYGLIELGDSARSAIADLRLIEGGVLRAKANDTLPRRIETLYDGLREILLEHSPDVVVIEELFSTYAHPKSALLMAHARGALMLAAQQSGATVHSFLPNEVKQCLTGNGHATKSAMQQAVRARLRLAAPPNPPDVADALAIALCFADRQGAAQALR; this is encoded by the coding sequence ATGTTTCGTACTCGCTCGTTTCCGACAATTGAAGGCGCAGCGCGCACTGGCTCGACAATGCGGCGCGTGCAGCGCTTGCAGAGCGGCGGCGTTGCGCGGCGGATTCTGGGCATCGACCCCGGATTGCATATCACCGGCTACGGGTTAATTGAACTGGGTGACAGCGCACGTTCGGCGATTGCCGATTTGCGATTAATTGAAGGCGGCGTCTTGCGCGCCAAAGCCAACGATACATTGCCGCGTCGCATCGAAACACTTTACGACGGCCTGCGCGAAATTCTCTTAGAGCATTCGCCCGATGTTGTGGTCATTGAAGAACTGTTTTCGACTTACGCGCATCCAAAATCGGCACTTCTCATGGCGCACGCGCGCGGCGCATTAATGCTGGCGGCGCAACAAAGCGGCGCAACGGTTCACTCGTTTCTGCCCAACGAGGTCAAGCAATGCCTGACGGGAAACGGACACGCCACCAAAAGTGCGATGCAGCAAGCGGTTCGCGCCCGCTTACGTTTGGCCGCTCCGCCGAATCCGCCCGACGTTGCCGACGCGCTTGCTATCGCGCTGTGCTTTGCCGACCGACAGGGTGCGGCCCAAGCACTGCGCTAG
- a CDS encoding GIY-YIG nuclease family protein — protein sequence MAAASPKTVSALHAFGSPGRVVRRPFEGKTDTRRRRKLKDVARELPKLPGVYFFYGINDRLIYVGKAKCLRERVRSYFADTAKRRPPKLRRLLGEIQRLEYQVCGSELEALLVERRLIAELLPILNRQHKRFSVYPYLLLSDEEFPRLTITRAEPIEGGAPEAMPLHPASPLENAPKLGDLRGLYLGPFTSPRSAYWTFEAIRNLFPLRSCEGEIQIDTNGRGCFYHEIGRCCGPCVGATDAGTYGRVCADLLQLLRTGDAPQLHALRERMTKLAEEWKFEDAAQIKEQLAAIEAVATRLQRLERMRRENNCAIVQDSACGNATVFLVQGGLVRRHFIVTDWEAHSKELQRALRNIFDAPPPVADWTAKAELDEMMILDRWLRANAGAPCIIPLNERSNRQWNSNAARRLRIVHQTSRNEAL from the coding sequence ATGGCCGCCGCTTCTCCCAAGACAGTTTCTGCACTCCACGCGTTTGGTTCACCGGGCCGCGTCGTGCGCCGTCCGTTTGAAGGCAAAACCGATACGCGCCGCCGTCGCAAGCTCAAAGATGTCGCGCGCGAGTTGCCTAAACTTCCCGGCGTTTACTTTTTCTACGGCATTAACGACCGCCTGATTTACGTCGGTAAAGCAAAGTGTTTGCGCGAACGGGTGCGGAGTTATTTTGCGGATACCGCAAAACGACGCCCGCCCAAACTGCGCCGCTTGCTCGGCGAAATTCAGCGACTGGAATATCAGGTTTGCGGCAGTGAACTCGAAGCCTTGCTCGTCGAACGCCGTCTTATCGCCGAACTGCTGCCGATTCTCAATCGACAGCACAAGCGTTTTTCGGTCTACCCTTATTTGCTTCTTTCCGACGAAGAATTTCCGCGCCTCACTATTACGCGCGCCGAGCCAATTGAAGGCGGCGCGCCCGAAGCGATGCCACTGCATCCTGCATCGCCGCTCGAAAATGCACCGAAACTGGGTGACCTGCGCGGGCTTTATCTCGGCCCGTTTACGTCGCCGCGCTCGGCCTACTGGACATTTGAAGCGATTCGCAACTTGTTTCCTCTTCGTTCGTGCGAAGGCGAAATTCAGATTGATACAAACGGGCGTGGCTGTTTTTATCACGAAATCGGGCGTTGCTGCGGGCCGTGCGTGGGCGCGACCGATGCCGGAACTTACGGGCGCGTTTGCGCCGATTTGCTTCAATTGCTACGGACAGGTGATGCGCCGCAATTGCACGCATTGCGCGAACGCATGACGAAGCTGGCTGAAGAATGGAAGTTTGAGGACGCGGCGCAAATCAAGGAACAACTGGCGGCTATTGAAGCCGTCGCCACGCGCTTGCAGCGGCTGGAGCGAATGCGCCGCGAGAACAATTGCGCTATCGTTCAAGATTCGGCGTGCGGGAATGCGACGGTGTTTCTGGTGCAGGGCGGTTTGGTGCGGCGTCATTTCATCGTCACCGATTGGGAAGCGCACAGTAAAGAATTGCAGCGTGCGTTGAGAAATATCTTCGATGCGCCGCCACCCGTTGCCGATTGGACGGCCAAAGCCGAACTCGATGAAATGATGATTCTCGACCGCTGGCTGCGCGCCAATGCCGGCGCACCATGTATCATTCCACTCAACGAGCGGAGTAATCGTCAATGGAACTCGAATGCCGCACGACGACTGCGAATTGTTCATCAAACTTCTAGGAACGAGGCACTATAA
- a CDS encoding lipocalin-like domain-containing protein, producing the protein MIFRALVPVALFATAAAVFAFAASPQKLGAPRTTPTKFQQALPGYRFEFPRDHASHPKFATEWWYYTGHLQSKSGRKFGYQLTFFRVALAPEVKRASKWATRDVVIGHFALTDISRGQFYFDEKAARAAAGMAGADAKSPHIWLADWDLRFTGDGNGQTFRARGVSRDAATKNQTFAVSFGTRALKKPVVQGENGVSQKSEGVGQASHYYSFSRLETTGEIRIGDERFQVSGQSWFDKEFGSNQLGKNQIGWDWFSLQLSDGRELMLYQLRTQNGGIDPFSSGTLIEKDGSTRHVKRDDFSITPQAFWTSPRGAKYPAKWQLEIPREQISLIVEPEVAAQELVTPTTGVSYWEGASRVSGTSAGNTISGQGYVELTGYDGTLNGKF; encoded by the coding sequence ATGATATTTCGCGCGTTGGTTCCCGTCGCACTTTTTGCAACTGCAGCAGCGGTCTTTGCTTTCGCCGCGTCGCCACAAAAATTGGGGGCACCACGCACCACGCCAACGAAATTTCAGCAAGCATTGCCAGGATATCGTTTCGAGTTTCCGCGTGACCATGCGTCGCACCCGAAGTTCGCTACCGAGTGGTGGTATTACACCGGCCATTTGCAAAGTAAAAGCGGACGAAAGTTCGGCTACCAACTGACGTTCTTTCGCGTTGCTCTTGCGCCCGAAGTCAAGCGCGCGTCAAAGTGGGCAACGCGCGATGTGGTTATCGGGCACTTCGCACTCACAGATATTTCGCGAGGCCAATTTTACTTCGATGAGAAAGCAGCGCGCGCGGCGGCAGGCATGGCCGGAGCCGATGCGAAATCCCCACACATCTGGCTGGCCGATTGGGATTTGCGATTCACCGGCGATGGCAACGGACAAACCTTTCGTGCGCGCGGAGTCTCGCGCGACGCGGCTACAAAAAATCAAACATTCGCAGTCTCGTTTGGGACGCGCGCATTGAAAAAGCCGGTCGTGCAGGGCGAAAACGGCGTATCGCAAAAATCGGAAGGCGTTGGACAGGCTTCGCACTATTATTCGTTTTCGCGGCTGGAAACGACGGGCGAAATCCGCATCGGAGATGAGCGGTTTCAGGTTTCGGGGCAAAGCTGGTTCGACAAGGAATTCGGCTCCAATCAGCTCGGTAAAAATCAAATTGGCTGGGATTGGTTTTCGCTTCAGCTTTCCGATGGCCGCGAATTGATGCTTTATCAACTGCGAACGCAAAATGGCGGCATCGACCCGTTTTCCAGCGGCACGCTCATCGAAAAAGACGGAAGCACGCGGCACGTCAAGCGCGACGATTTTTCGATCACGCCGCAAGCCTTTTGGACATCGCCGCGCGGCGCGAAATATCCCGCGAAATGGCAACTGGAGATTCCGCGCGAACAGATTTCGTTAATCGTCGAACCGGAAGTTGCCGCGCAAGAACTGGTGACGCCGACAACGGGCGTTTCCTACTGGGAAGGCGCCTCGCGTGTGTCGGGAACAAGCGCGGGCAACACGATTTCGGGGCAAGGTTACGTCGAACTGACAGGCTATGATGGAACGCTAAACGGTAAATTTTAA
- the dnaJ gene encoding molecular chaperone DnaJ, with translation MATMTEDFYEILGVSREASASEIKTAYRKLAREWHPDANPQRRDEAEAKIKEINTAYGVLSDEEKRARYDRFGAEGVDANMGGAGVGDIFDIFFGGGGSPFGGGGRGDVREQVRRGGDLRLNLAMTLEEIWAGTTRDLEIPTRLRCGTCEGNGAAPGTSAETCPACSGSGRVREVRQTFFGQFAQEAPCARCGGRGKVVPTPCPTCRGEGRTKGKRSVHVEIPAGVDEGDRIRVTGAGEDGEAGAPPGDLYCVVAPQPHARFERIENTVATVVPISFAQAALGDTIAVPTLELGDDGRPVESEITIPAGTQNGAQFRIAGKGFTDRYGRRGEQICVARIVVPKTLNDRQKELLREFAEISDEHPEEHPRGFFSKIKDVFGVD, from the coding sequence ATGGCTACGATGACAGAAGACTTTTACGAAATTCTGGGCGTTTCGCGCGAAGCAAGCGCGAGCGAAATCAAGACGGCGTATCGCAAGCTCGCGCGCGAATGGCATCCCGACGCTAACCCGCAGCGCCGCGACGAAGCCGAAGCGAAAATCAAAGAAATCAACACCGCTTACGGCGTGCTTTCCGACGAAGAAAAGCGCGCACGCTACGACCGCTTCGGTGCCGAAGGTGTTGACGCGAACATGGGCGGCGCAGGTGTCGGCGATATTTTCGACATCTTCTTTGGTGGCGGCGGCTCGCCTTTTGGCGGCGGTGGTCGCGGCGACGTGCGCGAACAAGTGCGGCGCGGCGGCGATTTGCGCCTGAACCTGGCGATGACGCTCGAAGAAATCTGGGCGGGCACGACGCGCGACTTGGAAATTCCGACGCGCTTGCGCTGCGGCACCTGTGAAGGCAACGGCGCGGCTCCGGGCACTTCGGCAGAAACCTGTCCGGCGTGCAGCGGTTCAGGTCGCGTGCGCGAAGTACGCCAAACGTTTTTCGGCCAGTTCGCGCAGGAAGCGCCGTGTGCGCGTTGCGGCGGCCGCGGCAAAGTTGTGCCGACGCCCTGCCCGACCTGTCGCGGTGAAGGTCGCACCAAAGGCAAACGCAGCGTCCATGTCGAGATTCCGGCGGGCGTCGATGAAGGCGACCGCATTCGCGTGACTGGCGCGGGCGAAGACGGCGAAGCTGGTGCACCTCCCGGCGATTTGTACTGCGTCGTCGCACCGCAGCCGCACGCTCGTTTCGAGCGCATCGAAAACACGGTGGCAACGGTTGTCCCGATTTCGTTTGCTCAAGCGGCATTAGGCGACACAATCGCGGTTCCGACACTCGAACTTGGCGACGATGGCAGGCCAGTCGAAAGCGAAATCACAATTCCGGCGGGCACGCAAAACGGCGCGCAATTCCGCATCGCGGGCAAAGGTTTCACCGACCGCTACGGGCGGCGCGGCGAGCAGATTTGTGTGGCGCGCATTGTCGTTCCCAAAACGCTCAACGACCGCCAGAAGGAACTGTTGCGCGAATTCGCCGAGATTTCCGACGAGCATCCCGAAGAACACCCGCGCGGTTTCTTCAGCAAAATCAAAGACGTTTTCGGCGTCGATTGA
- a CDS encoding nucleotide exchange factor GrpE, with protein sequence MNQQHDTDDILAPTGGSPTIAGGARTEPQSAEEFMERNLGERADEQTMYGDQQNGEVGQQTVDLKPSAGNPDSGLPANPTGSENTGGANPTDDESQKKTLNDADAVASSEPARAATDNDEKFLALAAEFQNYRNAANRRVEEARERAARNVLEDLLPVLDNLETGLKYVRDAKDAESMKQGIEFIAQQFRDVIKNHGVEAIEAQGQPFDPLRHDALEEVASDAPEGTVVEETQRGYSYKGAVLRPARVRVAGK encoded by the coding sequence ATGAATCAGCAACACGATACAGACGACATTTTGGCACCAACCGGCGGAAGCCCGACAATCGCGGGCGGCGCGCGCACCGAACCCCAAAGCGCCGAAGAGTTTATGGAACGAAATCTCGGTGAACGCGCCGATGAGCAAACCATGTACGGCGATCAGCAGAACGGCGAAGTTGGTCAGCAGACGGTCGATTTGAAGCCATCAGCGGGCAACCCCGACAGCGGTTTGCCCGCGAACCCAACCGGAAGTGAAAACACAGGCGGCGCCAATCCAACTGATGATGAATCGCAAAAAAAAACACTGAATGACGCCGATGCCGTTGCCTCCAGTGAGCCGGCGCGCGCTGCAACAGACAACGACGAGAAATTTCTGGCGCTCGCAGCAGAGTTTCAGAACTACCGCAACGCGGCGAATCGTCGTGTTGAAGAAGCGCGCGAGCGTGCGGCGCGCAACGTTTTGGAAGATTTGCTGCCGGTTCTCGATAATCTGGAAACCGGCCTCAAATATGTGCGCGACGCCAAAGATGCCGAGTCGATGAAACAAGGCATCGAGTTCATCGCGCAGCAGTTCCGCGACGTGATTAAGAATCACGGCGTCGAGGCGATTGAAGCGCAGGGGCAGCCTTTCGATCCGCTGCGTCACGACGCTCTCGAAGAAGTGGCGAGCGATGCGCCCGAAGGCACCGTTGTGGAAGAAACGCAGCGCGGCTACAGTTACAAAGGCGCGGTTCTGCGCCCGGCGCGCGTTCGCGTTGCCGGAAAATAA
- a CDS encoding NAD(P)/FAD-dependent oxidoreductase: MNIDVDVAVIGGGTAGLVAAGVAQSLGAKTVLIERGRVGGECLWTGCVPSKTLIKSAKVWETVRGAEEFGVHHEKARLRWNAVKLRIAAVRDEIRDHEQQQIRELGLETMRGDAQFLDANTLRVETKDGTQTVRARKIILAAGTKPRSPEIDGLANYLTYEDVYTLPNLPRRMIILGGGPVACEFAQAFARFGTKVTILQRDAGVLPLEDEDVSAEALRILKIAGVEVRLSSTVLEAGEENGETWLRLEDETLRAAHVLAATGKVCDLTGLNVEAAGVRWNERGVEIDAHLRASKTVWACGDVVGAPYFTHRAEYQGRIAAQNALLPVRAKTSDHALPRVTYLDPEIASVGSSQGERVFKIAFASLDRAIIEGETQGFCKIVTGKSGRIVGASVVGANAGELVALLAQCVRDGVLIQELGEAVFAYPTLAEIAHRAGQSYFTELLKQPLIKRVTTSLTRKR; this comes from the coding sequence ATGAATATTGATGTTGATGTGGCCGTTATCGGTGGCGGAACGGCAGGTTTGGTGGCGGCGGGCGTGGCGCAAAGTCTGGGCGCGAAAACAGTTCTCATCGAACGCGGGCGCGTCGGTGGCGAATGTTTATGGACTGGCTGCGTGCCGTCGAAGACGCTCATCAAATCGGCAAAGGTTTGGGAAACGGTGCGCGGCGCGGAAGAATTTGGCGTGCATCACGAAAAGGCTCGTCTTCGTTGGAATGCGGTAAAACTCCGCATCGCTGCCGTGCGCGACGAAATCCGTGACCACGAGCAACAGCAAATCCGCGAACTCGGTTTAGAAACGATGCGCGGCGACGCGCAGTTTCTCGACGCAAATACGCTCCGCGTCGAAACCAAAGACGGCACTCAAACGGTTCGCGCGCGCAAAATCATTCTTGCGGCGGGCACCAAGCCGCGCTCGCCCGAAATCGACGGACTCGCCAATTACCTCACCTACGAAGACGTTTACACCCTCCCCAACCTGCCGCGCCGCATGATTATTCTGGGCGGTGGGCCGGTGGCGTGCGAGTTTGCTCAGGCGTTCGCACGATTCGGGACCAAAGTCACGATTTTGCAGCGCGATGCGGGCGTCTTGCCACTCGAAGATGAAGATGTGTCGGCGGAAGCCTTGCGAATACTGAAAATTGCGGGCGTGGAAGTACGGCTCAGTTCGACCGTACTCGAAGCCGGTGAAGAGAATGGCGAAACATGGCTCCGTCTCGAAGACGAAACACTGCGCGCCGCACACGTTTTGGCCGCGACCGGAAAGGTTTGCGATTTAACCGGCTTGAACGTCGAAGCTGCCGGTGTTCGCTGGAATGAGCGCGGCGTGGAAATCGACGCACATTTGCGCGCTTCAAAAACGGTATGGGCTTGCGGTGATGTCGTCGGCGCGCCGTATTTTACGCATCGCGCCGAGTATCAGGGACGCATTGCGGCGCAAAATGCGCTGCTGCCGGTTCGCGCGAAAACAAGCGACCACGCATTGCCGCGTGTCACCTATCTCGATCCAGAAATTGCGTCGGTTGGAAGTTCGCAGGGCGAGCGCGTGTTCAAGATTGCGTTTGCGTCGCTCGACCGCGCTATTATCGAAGGCGAAACGCAGGGCTTTTGCAAAATCGTGACGGGAAAAAGCGGGCGCATTGTGGGCGCGTCGGTTGTCGGTGCGAACGCGGGCGAATTGGTCGCGTTGCTGGCGCAATGTGTGCGCGATGGCGTCTTGATTCAAGAATTGGGCGAGGCGGTTTTTGCCTATCCGACGCTGGCCGAAATCGCGCATCGCGCCGGACAAAGCTATTTCACCGAACTACTCAAGCAGCCGCTGATAAAACGCGTAACGACATCGCTTACCCGGAAGCGTTAG